The following are encoded in a window of Thalassotalea insulae genomic DNA:
- the rpiA gene encoding ribose-5-phosphate isomerase RpiA, which yields MTQDEMKKAAACKALEFVKEDTIVGVGTGSTVNHFIDALATIKHKIVGAVSSSEESTKRLKAYGIEVFDLNSVDEIDVYIDGADEITEHMQMIKGGGAALTREKIVAAVAKTFICICDETKQVPILGKFPLPVEVIPMARSYVARELVKLGGDPEYRQGVVTDNGNVILDVHNLEIIDPKGLENTINSIVGVVTNGLFANRGANLLILGTAQGAKIVK from the coding sequence ATGACTCAAGACGAAATGAAAAAAGCCGCCGCCTGTAAAGCGCTGGAATTTGTAAAAGAAGACACAATAGTTGGTGTCGGCACCGGCTCGACGGTTAATCACTTTATCGATGCCTTAGCGACCATTAAGCACAAAATTGTGGGTGCGGTTTCAAGTTCTGAAGAGTCAACTAAGCGCCTAAAAGCCTATGGCATTGAAGTATTTGATTTAAACAGCGTCGATGAAATCGATGTTTATATTGATGGTGCTGATGAAATCACTGAACATATGCAGATGATCAAAGGTGGTGGCGCCGCATTAACTCGAGAAAAAATTGTCGCGGCTGTGGCAAAAACCTTTATCTGTATTTGTGATGAAACGAAACAAGTACCTATCCTCGGTAAATTTCCATTACCAGTTGAAGTGATCCCTATGGCACGTAGCTATGTTGCCCGTGAATTAGTCAAATTAGGTGGCGATCCAGAATATCGTCAAGGTGTAGTCACCGACAATGGTAACGTCATTCTCGATGTGCATAACTTAGAAATAATCGATCCAAAGGGGCTGGAAAACACCATCAATAGCATAGTAGGCGTGGTAACTAACGGCTTATTTGCTAATCGCGGCGCCAATCTACTTATTTTAGGCACCGCACAAGGCGCAAAAATAGTAAAATAA
- the ribH gene encoding 6,7-dimethyl-8-ribityllumazine synthase, protein MNVIEGSFVASGKKFAIVVSRFNHFIVDSLLAGAVDTLKRHGDVAESDITVIKVPGAYELPLVAKKAAKSGKYDAIIAIGAVIRGGTPHFDFVAGECNKGLAQVCLESEIPVSFGVITTDSIEQAIERAGTKAGNKGGEAALGALEMVNVLSQL, encoded by the coding sequence ATGAATGTTATTGAAGGTTCTTTTGTCGCATCAGGCAAAAAATTTGCGATTGTAGTCTCTCGTTTTAACCATTTTATCGTAGATAGTTTATTAGCTGGCGCAGTTGATACTTTAAAGCGTCACGGTGATGTTGCTGAGAGCGATATTACGGTAATTAAAGTACCAGGTGCCTATGAGTTGCCATTAGTTGCTAAAAAAGCGGCGAAAAGCGGCAAGTATGATGCCATTATCGCAATAGGTGCGGTTATTCGTGGTGGTACGCCACATTTTGATTTTGTTGCTGGTGAATGTAACAAAGGCTTAGCACAAGTATGCTTAGAGTCTGAAATTCCGGTGTCTTTTGGTGTTATCACCACAGACTCTATCGAACAAGCGATAGAGCGAGCAGGCACTAAAGCCGGTAATAAAGGCGGTGAAGCGGCGCTTGGTGCATTAGAAATGGTTAATGTGCTGTCTCAGCTATAA
- the galU gene encoding UTP--glucose-1-phosphate uridylyltransferase GalU, translated as MTKKITKAVIPVAGLGTRMLPATKAIPKEMLPIVDKPLIQYIVNECIDAGIKEIVLVTHSSKNAIENHFDKSFELETTLEKRVKRQLLDEVQAICPKGVTIMHVRQGEAKGLGHAVLKARPIVGNEPFVVVLPDVILDEASANPRTENLAAMLRRYDEVGYSQIMVEPVPMEKVSSYGVADCEGHQLAAGESKTMTAVVEKPALEEAPSNLAVVGRYVLSGAIWDLLEFTPPGAGDEIQLTDAIASLMKMEPVEAFHMTGKSHDCGSKLGYMKANVEYGLRHPELATEFKQYLAELI; from the coding sequence ATGACAAAGAAAATAACGAAAGCAGTGATCCCTGTTGCCGGATTAGGGACTCGTATGTTACCTGCAACTAAGGCAATACCAAAAGAAATGCTGCCTATTGTCGATAAACCTTTGATCCAGTATATCGTAAATGAATGTATTGATGCTGGCATTAAAGAGATTGTTTTAGTGACACATTCATCCAAAAATGCCATTGAAAACCATTTTGACAAATCGTTTGAATTAGAAACAACGCTAGAAAAGCGTGTTAAGCGCCAACTGTTGGATGAAGTGCAGGCGATATGCCCGAAAGGGGTCACTATCATGCATGTTCGTCAGGGGGAAGCCAAAGGTTTAGGCCATGCAGTATTAAAGGCGCGACCAATTGTGGGTAATGAACCGTTCGTTGTTGTTTTACCTGATGTGATATTAGATGAAGCAAGTGCTAACCCGAGAACGGAAAACCTTGCTGCCATGCTGCGTCGTTACGATGAAGTCGGTTATAGTCAAATCATGGTAGAGCCGGTACCGATGGAAAAAGTGAGTAGTTATGGCGTTGCTGATTGTGAAGGTCATCAATTAGCTGCTGGTGAGTCGAAAACCATGACCGCTGTGGTTGAAAAGCCAGCACTAGAAGAGGCACCTTCAAATTTAGCGGTAGTTGGCCGTTATGTTTTATCCGGTGCTATTTGGGATTTGCTAGAGTTTACCCCGCCTGGTGCTGGTGATGAAATTCAACTAACAGATGCTATTGCCAGCTTGATGAAAATGGAACCTGTGGAAGCGTTTCATATGACTGGTAAATCTCATGATTGTGGTTCAAAACTCGGTTATATGAAAGCTAATGTTGAATACGGATTACGTCACCCAGAGCTTGCTACTGAATTTAAACAGTATTTAGCTGAACTGATTTAA
- a CDS encoding 5-formyltetrahydrofolate cyclo-ligase: MKTSNSQQQLRQALRQEVREKRQALSAHFQQVSAQSLIKQLTTLKWLTSAKKVAIYLANDGELDTSPFINWCWQHAIATYIPVLHPFNPGHLLFLHYHAQSHMKENKYGILEPILNVNTVCPADALDIIFTPLVAFDNTGARLGMGGGYYDRTLANLSSDKPIVIGLAHDCQQLNEIPTEAWDMPVPHIVTPTHHYQFDKPQL; encoded by the coding sequence ATGAAAACATCTAACTCTCAGCAACAATTAAGACAAGCATTACGGCAAGAAGTCAGAGAAAAACGCCAAGCCTTATCTGCTCACTTTCAACAAGTATCCGCCCAATCATTAATTAAGCAATTAACCACGCTCAAATGGTTAACATCAGCCAAAAAAGTTGCGATTTATCTTGCGAACGACGGCGAGCTAGATACCAGTCCATTTATTAACTGGTGTTGGCAACACGCAATAGCTACTTATATTCCGGTGCTTCACCCGTTTAATCCCGGCCATTTATTATTTTTACACTATCATGCTCAAAGCCACATGAAAGAAAATAAATATGGCATACTAGAGCCAATATTAAATGTTAATACTGTATGCCCCGCGGATGCGCTAGATATTATCTTTACGCCATTAGTTGCCTTCGATAACACCGGAGCCCGTTTAGGGATGGGCGGTGGTTACTACGACAGAACTTTAGCGAACTTATCAAGCGATAAACCAATTGTGATTGGTCTTGCACACGATTGCCAACAACTTAACGAAATACCGACAGAAGCCTGGGACATGCCAGTGCCGCACATAGTCACCCCTACACACCATTATCAGTTTGATAAACCTCAATTGTGA
- the thiL gene encoding thiamine-phosphate kinase, with the protein MKEFDLIRNYFTEQIVKRKDVFLGIGDDCALLTPPERQYLAVTTDTLVAGVHFPENTPAKAVGHKAVAVNLSDLAAMGAEPCWISVALTIPEADEDWVGEFCQGMFELCEYYNVQLVGGDTTQGPLSITITAQGTVPYDKQITRSGAKTGDWLYVTGEIGDAALALQHYYQQIELPEDVLALVQKQLDYPVPCVLVGQALRGYASSAIDLSDGLLADLRHLCESSNVGVNLVLDQLPISNALYDSLGAEKAIELALQGGDDYQLLFTVSEDNKVGMETALADIGETITCIGQLNLSGKITTTLNSQPTQINAKGFEHFDSDQ; encoded by the coding sequence ATGAAAGAATTCGATTTAATAAGAAATTACTTCACTGAACAAATAGTAAAACGTAAGGATGTGTTTTTAGGTATAGGTGATGATTGTGCCTTATTAACGCCACCTGAACGTCAATATTTGGCGGTAACCACAGATACTCTAGTGGCTGGTGTGCATTTTCCTGAAAACACACCAGCTAAAGCCGTAGGTCATAAAGCGGTTGCCGTTAATTTATCTGATCTTGCCGCTATGGGGGCTGAGCCGTGCTGGATTTCTGTCGCCTTGACCATTCCAGAAGCAGACGAAGACTGGGTTGGAGAATTCTGTCAGGGGATGTTTGAATTATGCGAGTATTATAATGTTCAGTTAGTGGGGGGAGATACCACTCAGGGGCCGCTTAGCATTACTATTACCGCACAAGGTACTGTACCTTATGATAAACAAATAACCCGAAGTGGTGCTAAAACTGGTGACTGGCTTTATGTCACCGGAGAAATTGGTGATGCGGCGTTAGCGTTACAACATTATTATCAACAAATTGAGTTACCCGAGGATGTGTTGGCGCTTGTTCAAAAGCAACTAGATTATCCGGTACCTTGTGTTTTAGTTGGACAAGCCTTACGAGGATACGCTTCTTCAGCGATTGATTTATCTGATGGCTTGTTAGCCGATCTCAGACATCTATGTGAGAGTTCGAATGTCGGTGTCAATCTGGTATTGGATCAGTTGCCTATTTCAAATGCCCTATACGACAGTCTGGGAGCAGAAAAAGCTATCGAGCTAGCGTTACAAGGCGGCGATGATTATCAGCTGTTATTTACTGTCTCTGAAGATAATAAGGTTGGTATGGAAACCGCGTTAGCGGATATTGGCGAAACCATCACTTGTATCGGGCAGTTAAATCTCTCCGGAAAAATTACCACAACTTTAAATAGTCAGCCAACGCAAATCAATGCTAAAGGCTTTGAGCATTTTGACAGTGACCAATAA
- the nusB gene encoding transcription antitermination factor NusB: MKPSPRRKARELAVQAVYSWQMSENSVADVEAHFLTENAKRRFEIEYFQKLFRGVTSQVSSLDAAIEPHVARPLDEIDHIEKAILRVAVFELSDCADVPYRVIINEAIELAKLFAADDSHKFVNGVLDKTIKLIRPQE, translated from the coding sequence GTGAAACCATCTCCGAGAAGAAAAGCCCGTGAACTAGCGGTACAAGCGGTTTATTCATGGCAAATGAGTGAAAACTCGGTTGCTGATGTTGAAGCACACTTTTTAACCGAAAATGCGAAACGTCGTTTTGAAATTGAATATTTTCAAAAGCTATTTCGTGGCGTAACTTCGCAGGTGAGCTCTTTAGACGCAGCTATAGAACCTCATGTTGCCCGTCCATTGGATGAAATAGATCATATTGAAAAAGCGATTTTACGGGTTGCTGTATTTGAATTAAGTGACTGCGCTGATGTGCCATATCGAGTGATAATCAACGAAGCGATCGAATTAGCGAAACTTTTTGCTGCCGATGATAGTCATAAATTTGTAAATGGCGTACTCGATAAAACGATTAAACTGATCCGTCCGCAAGAATAA
- the cysD gene encoding sulfate adenylyltransferase subunit CysD, whose translation MNLTHLQKLEAESIHIMREVAAEFDKPVMLYSVGKDSAVLLHLARKAFAPGKIPFPLLHVDTTWKFKEMIAFRDQMAKEYGFELLVHQNPEGLKMGISPFVHGSAKHTDIMKTQGLKQALDHYGFDAAFGGARRDEEKSRAKERVYSFRDKNHRWDPKSQRPELWNIYNSKVDKGESIRVFPLSNWTELDIWQYIYLENIKIVPLYLAKERPVIERDGTLIMVDDDRMPIADDEQVMMKNVRFRTLGCYPLTGAVESNATTLPEIIQEMLLTKTSERQGRVIDHDSAGSMEKKKMEGYF comes from the coding sequence ATGAACTTAACTCATCTACAAAAGTTAGAAGCCGAATCTATTCACATTATGCGTGAAGTGGCTGCGGAATTTGATAAACCTGTGATGCTTTACTCAGTAGGTAAAGACTCTGCGGTGTTATTGCATTTAGCTCGTAAAGCTTTTGCGCCAGGAAAAATTCCATTTCCTTTATTGCATGTCGATACTACATGGAAGTTTAAAGAAATGATCGCCTTTCGTGATCAAATGGCAAAAGAATATGGCTTTGAGTTATTAGTGCACCAAAACCCAGAAGGCTTAAAAATGGGGATTAGTCCTTTTGTGCACGGTAGCGCAAAACATACCGATATCATGAAAACTCAAGGCTTAAAACAGGCGTTGGACCATTACGGTTTTGATGCAGCCTTTGGTGGTGCCAGACGTGATGAAGAAAAATCTCGCGCTAAAGAGCGTGTTTATTCTTTCCGTGATAAAAATCATCGTTGGGATCCAAAAAGTCAGCGTCCGGAATTATGGAATATCTATAATAGTAAAGTAGATAAAGGCGAAAGTATTCGTGTTTTTCCACTCTCTAACTGGACTGAATTAGATATCTGGCAATATATTTATTTAGAAAATATTAAGATAGTGCCTTTATATCTGGCAAAAGAACGTCCGGTTATTGAGCGTGACGGTACGTTGATCATGGTAGATGATGATCGTATGCCAATCGCAGATGATGAACAGGTGATGATGAAAAATGTTCGTTTTAGAACCTTAGGCTGTTATCCATTAACTGGGGCGGTTGAATCAAATGCCACTACCTTGCCTGAGATTATCCAAGAAATGTTATTAACAAAGACTTCAGAACGCCAGGGACGAGTGATTGACCATGATTCGGCTGGTTCGATGGAGAAAAAGAAAATGGAAGGCTACTTTTAG
- a CDS encoding peptide MFS transporter: protein MTTQNTKTFFGQPEGLKTLFFTEMWERMSYYGMRMLLVLFMTATLQENGLGLTVASAAAIYGLYTGSVYFMGLPGGWISDRLLGGQKAVWYGGLIIMCGHIILAIPNDKTFFIGLIVVILGTGLLKPNIGAMVGQLYSDEDKRRDSGYAIYYMGINLGSVLGYTICGYLMEDQDNFGWHWAFGAAAIGMAVGLLQYRKTLGKLQGVGAQPAAPLSAKGKQMSWTAIGAMLIILATITALALNGALIIDPVSVAEYVAISFTVMFVLYYAAIYMFGNLTPNEMKRLGALLLVCIASACFWSGFEQAGSSMNLFARDYTDRLVGSFEIPTGWFQSLNAMFIVLLSPFFAALWINLGKRFVSPGYGIKCAIGLMVMASGFIVMFFAAQYAASGLKVAPYWLVATYFLHTVGELCLSPVALSAISKLSPRRFAGQMMGVFVLTYSIGNIISGLLAGNFDPNRVDQLPNLYIQISLFSIGIGIVILLLSFKSRIWENLSNDTEEVAAVDKAAATTA from the coding sequence ATGACAACGCAAAATACTAAGACCTTTTTTGGTCAACCAGAAGGTCTTAAAACTCTGTTTTTCACTGAAATGTGGGAACGCATGAGTTACTACGGCATGCGCATGCTGTTAGTACTTTTTATGACCGCAACCTTACAAGAGAACGGCCTTGGCTTAACAGTTGCTTCAGCGGCAGCCATATACGGCTTATACACAGGTAGTGTCTATTTTATGGGATTACCCGGCGGCTGGATTTCAGACAGACTACTTGGTGGCCAAAAAGCAGTTTGGTACGGTGGACTTATTATTATGTGTGGCCACATCATTCTAGCGATACCAAACGACAAAACTTTCTTTATCGGCCTTATCGTCGTTATTTTAGGTACCGGTCTATTAAAACCTAACATTGGCGCCATGGTTGGTCAGTTGTATTCAGACGAAGATAAACGTCGCGATTCAGGTTATGCCATCTATTATATGGGGATTAACCTAGGCTCTGTGTTAGGTTACACCATTTGTGGTTACCTGATGGAAGATCAAGATAACTTCGGCTGGCACTGGGCATTCGGCGCAGCGGCCATTGGTATGGCGGTTGGTTTACTGCAATACCGTAAAACGCTAGGTAAGTTACAAGGTGTAGGTGCACAACCTGCGGCACCATTAAGCGCTAAAGGTAAGCAAATGAGCTGGACCGCAATTGGGGCGATGTTAATCATTCTGGCAACGATAACAGCACTTGCCCTAAATGGCGCACTGATTATCGACCCTGTCTCTGTTGCAGAATATGTTGCTATCAGCTTTACCGTGATGTTTGTTCTCTATTACGCTGCTATTTATATGTTTGGTAATCTAACCCCTAACGAAATGAAGCGTTTGGGCGCACTATTATTAGTCTGTATTGCCTCCGCCTGTTTCTGGTCTGGTTTTGAACAAGCAGGCTCTTCAATGAACCTATTCGCCCGAGATTATACCGATCGTTTAGTGGGTAGTTTTGAAATACCAACAGGCTGGTTCCAATCATTAAACGCAATGTTTATCGTTTTACTATCTCCATTTTTTGCCGCCCTATGGATTAACTTAGGTAAGCGTTTTGTCAGCCCAGGTTACGGCATCAAATGCGCTATCGGCCTGATGGTTATGGCCAGTGGCTTTATCGTGATGTTCTTTGCAGCACAATATGCAGCATCAGGATTAAAAGTGGCGCCGTATTGGTTGGTAGCTACTTACTTTCTTCACACAGTCGGTGAATTATGCTTAAGCCCGGTAGCATTAAGTGCGATCAGCAAGTTATCACCACGTCGCTTTGCCGGTCAAATGATGGGTGTATTCGTACTAACTTATTCTATTGGTAACATTATTTCCGGTTTACTAGCCGGTAACTTTGATCCAAATAGAGTAGACCAACTACCGAATTTATATATTCAGATTAGTTTATTTAGTATTGGTATTGGTATTGTTATCTTATTGTTGAGCTTTAAGTCTCGCATTTGGGAAAACCTATCAAATGACACAGAAGAAGTTGCTGCTGTCGACAAGGCTGCGGCCACTACAGCATAA
- the serA gene encoding phosphoglycerate dehydrogenase, with amino-acid sequence MSNKSLAKEKIRILLLEGVHQSALEELKSQGYSNIEYLKTSLAEDELIEKIANVHFIGIRSRTMLNDKVLSHAKKLVAIGCFCIGTNQVDIKAAQKRGIPVFNAPFSNTRSVAELVIGELLLLLRGIPEKSAQAHRGIWNKSATGSVEARGKTLGIIGYGHIGMQLGIMAETIGMKVRFYDIETKLPLGNASQAPSLTSLLQEADVVSLHVPETPQTQNMMGAAEFDVMKDGVIFINASRGTVVDIDALSEVLTTKKVAGAAIDVFPVEPKSNDEEFISPLREFDNVILTPHIGGSTKEAQENIGLEVASKLAKYSDNGSTLSAVNFPEVSLPSHIGASRLLHIHHNQPGILTKINLAFAENNINIAAQYLQTDDQIGYVVIDVETDHSETALRALKAIEGTIKARILH; translated from the coding sequence ATGAGTAATAAATCATTAGCCAAAGAAAAAATCAGGATCTTGTTACTTGAAGGCGTTCACCAAAGCGCACTAGAAGAACTAAAATCCCAAGGTTACAGTAACATTGAATACCTTAAAACTTCATTAGCCGAAGACGAGCTAATTGAAAAAATAGCCAATGTCCACTTTATTGGTATTCGCTCTCGCACTATGTTAAACGACAAAGTGCTCAGTCATGCTAAAAAATTAGTCGCTATTGGCTGCTTTTGTATTGGTACGAATCAGGTAGATATCAAAGCAGCACAAAAGCGTGGTATCCCGGTATTTAATGCACCATTTTCTAACACTCGTTCAGTAGCTGAACTAGTAATAGGTGAACTGTTATTATTGCTACGCGGTATCCCTGAAAAAAGTGCTCAAGCGCATCGTGGTATCTGGAATAAATCAGCGACAGGGTCTGTCGAAGCACGCGGAAAAACTCTTGGTATTATTGGCTATGGTCATATCGGGATGCAGCTGGGAATAATGGCGGAAACTATCGGCATGAAAGTACGCTTTTATGATATTGAAACCAAATTGCCGCTAGGTAACGCCAGCCAAGCACCGAGCTTAACCTCTTTATTGCAAGAGGCAGATGTGGTCAGTTTACATGTGCCAGAAACCCCCCAAACACAAAATATGATGGGTGCCGCTGAATTTGATGTCATGAAAGATGGCGTAATTTTTATCAACGCCTCACGTGGTACAGTAGTCGATATCGACGCACTATCAGAAGTGTTAACCACGAAAAAAGTCGCTGGTGCTGCAATAGACGTTTTCCCAGTTGAACCTAAGAGCAACGATGAAGAATTCATTTCACCACTACGTGAATTTGATAATGTTATTCTTACGCCACACATAGGTGGCAGCACCAAAGAAGCACAAGAAAATATCGGCTTAGAAGTAGCAAGCAAACTAGCGAAATACTCGGATAATGGCTCTACCTTATCTGCGGTAAATTTCCCGGAAGTTTCGCTGCCAAGTCATATTGGCGCCAGCCGATTATTGCATATTCACCATAACCAACCAGGTATATTAACTAAAATTAACTTGGCGTTTGCCGAAAACAACATCAATATTGCCGCACAATACTTACAAACAGATGATCAAATAGGTTATGTGGTGATCGATGTTGAAACGGATCACAGTGAAACAGCGCTACGGGCATTAAAAGCAATTGAAGGCACGATAAAAGCACGCATCCTACATTAG
- the pgi gene encoding glucose-6-phosphate isomerase: MTVGNSMTALCALAKDAKARTIETLFDDSKRAVNFSVDAAGIFLDYAKQNLVQSERDDLCHWAKTQGLDQYIEKMFSGERINQTENRAVLHPLLRAPEKEKKAVLGTQAAEVIATEQKMSQLVNDISHGQYCTVNGQKFTDVLAIGIGGSYYGIKLGISALKPYHTTGLNVHVLANVDGDAVAEKLALLSAETTLVVVISKTFTTQETMLNAVAVKQWMLTHVAQPNIIARHWFAVSTNITAVTQFGITKDNILPMWDWVGGRFSLWSAVGFPLALAIGEQGFAQLKRGAYLMDQHFRQAPFDQNMPIVMALTGLWNRNALGYSSLAILPYNHALRALPGYLQQTDMESNGKSVSLQGEKLGWHTAPIVFGQEGTNSQHAFMQLMHQSEEIIPTDFIVCAQGHHDYSKHQQVLVANCLAQSEALMRGKTFAQAKAELMANGKSEQQAEALALHKVMKGNTPSNTLVLKQLTPKTLGALLALYEHKIFVQGVLWQLNSFDQWGVELGKELGAQILRAMNDNLSDDLSSSTLSLIKRIKQLSDK, from the coding sequence ATGACGGTGGGTAATAGTATGACAGCGCTTTGTGCGTTAGCAAAAGATGCTAAAGCGCGAACAATTGAAACCCTGTTTGATGATAGCAAACGGGCTGTAAACTTTTCTGTCGATGCGGCAGGTATTTTCCTAGATTATGCAAAACAAAATCTAGTTCAAAGTGAACGGGATGATTTATGTCATTGGGCTAAGACTCAAGGGCTAGATCAATATATAGAAAAGATGTTTAGCGGTGAAAGAATAAACCAGACGGAAAATCGTGCTGTTTTGCATCCGCTATTAAGGGCTCCGGAAAAGGAGAAAAAAGCGGTTTTGGGAACACAAGCTGCTGAGGTTATTGCGACTGAGCAAAAGATGTCGCAATTGGTTAATGATATTAGTCATGGTCAATACTGTACTGTCAATGGGCAAAAGTTTACTGATGTGCTGGCAATCGGCATCGGGGGCTCCTATTATGGCATTAAACTTGGTATATCGGCGCTAAAGCCTTATCACACTACCGGGTTGAATGTACATGTATTAGCCAATGTTGATGGCGATGCAGTTGCTGAAAAACTGGCATTATTATCAGCTGAAACAACCTTAGTAGTTGTTATTTCGAAAACCTTTACTACACAAGAAACCATGCTAAATGCTGTAGCGGTAAAACAGTGGATGTTAACCCATGTAGCCCAGCCGAATATCATTGCCCGTCACTGGTTTGCTGTCAGTACTAATATTACAGCAGTGACTCAATTTGGTATCACCAAAGACAATATTCTGCCAATGTGGGATTGGGTGGGAGGCCGTTTTTCTTTATGGTCAGCTGTTGGTTTTCCATTAGCATTAGCGATTGGCGAGCAGGGATTTGCTCAATTAAAACGTGGTGCTTATTTGATGGATCAACATTTTAGACAAGCACCATTTGACCAGAATATGCCAATCGTTATGGCGTTAACAGGCCTATGGAATCGCAATGCACTTGGTTACTCCAGTCTGGCTATTCTACCATATAATCATGCTTTACGTGCTTTGCCGGGGTATTTACAGCAAACAGATATGGAAAGTAACGGTAAGTCGGTTTCGTTGCAAGGCGAAAAACTGGGCTGGCACACAGCACCTATTGTTTTTGGTCAGGAAGGTACTAACAGTCAGCATGCGTTCATGCAGTTAATGCATCAAAGTGAAGAGATCATCCCGACTGATTTTATTGTTTGTGCCCAAGGGCACCATGATTATTCAAAGCACCAACAAGTGTTAGTAGCAAACTGCTTAGCACAGAGCGAAGCGTTAATGCGAGGGAAAACTTTTGCACAAGCAAAAGCAGAGCTTATGGCTAATGGAAAGTCAGAGCAGCAGGCTGAAGCATTGGCTTTGCATAAAGTTATGAAAGGTAACACTCCCAGTAATACCTTAGTGCTGAAACAGTTAACGCCGAAAACGTTAGGGGCTTTACTGGCGTTATATGAACATAAAATTTTTGTACAAGGGGTCTTGTGGCAACTTAACTCTTTCGATCAATGGGGGGTTGAGCTAGGGAAAGAGCTGGGAGCACAAATATTGCGTGCGATGAATGACAATCTAAGTGATGACCTTTCAAGTTCCACTTTATCGTTAATAAAGCGTATCAAGCAGTTAAGTGATAAATAA
- a CDS encoding phosphatidylglycerophosphatase A family protein, which translates to MNKARFRLADPIQFLALGFGSGLAPKAPGTFGTLAAVPLFLGLSFLNASYFLAIVVLMAILGVYICGHAAKAVNVHDHPAIVWDEFVGFLITMLWLPVTVETVIVGFLLFRIFDIIKPWPISWLDKHCHGGFGIMIDDVAAGLLALACMHFIY; encoded by the coding sequence ATGAATAAAGCTCGTTTTCGTTTAGCTGATCCGATTCAGTTTCTTGCACTTGGGTTTGGCAGTGGTTTAGCACCGAAAGCCCCTGGAACCTTCGGTACACTAGCGGCAGTACCGCTGTTTTTGGGCTTGAGCTTTCTTAATGCTAGTTACTTTTTAGCCATTGTTGTGCTAATGGCGATTTTGGGCGTATATATTTGTGGTCATGCTGCTAAAGCGGTTAATGTGCATGATCATCCTGCGATTGTTTGGGACGAATTTGTTGGCTTTTTAATCACTATGTTATGGCTACCAGTAACGGTAGAAACTGTGATTGTTGGTTTTCTTCTATTTCGTATTTTCGACATTATTAAACCTTGGCCGATCAGCTGGCTAGATAAGCATTGTCATGGTGGCTTTGGTATTATGATCGATGATGTTGCTGCTGGCCTTCTGGCTCTTGCTTGTATGCATTTTATTTATTAG